The Hymenobacter sp. GOD-10R genome includes a window with the following:
- a CDS encoding T9SS type A sorting domain-containing protein yields the protein MTRTLPSLPGSPRQRPIHRWLKRAAQSIPSRWASLALGASLLVASAPMAQAQKYMERLNRGVVAVRTSASQVYVGWRLFGTDPTGIAFNVYRGSTKLNTTPITGSTNFVDDAGTAATAYSVRAIINGVEQPSTEVASVWGKQFMSIPIQAPAGGTTPDGVAYTYSANDASVGDLDGDGQYEIVLKWDPSNSKDNSQSGYTGNVYLDAYELDGTRLWRIDLGKNIRAGAHYTQFIVYDLDSDGKAELACRTADGTIDGKGTLIGSATADYRNTSGYVLSGPEFLTIFNGQTGAAMATNDFVPERGTVTSWGDNYGNRVDRFISTVAYVDGKRPSLIMGRGYYTRLVRVAWDWRNGQLSRRWVFDSNNAGNGSYAGMGNHQLTVGDVDGDGKDEIINGASAINDDGTGYYSNGLGHGDALHMSDMDPDTPEQEVWQPHEEPARYGNYALEFRNAKTGQPIWGVQGTGDIGRGLAADIDPRYKGYECWGSTGGLYNCKGIQIGTTRPTINFAVWWDGDLSRELLDAAYNATSNSSTVRLEKWNYTSNSLTRLLTPSLPENGDGQTNNTTKANPCVTADILGDWREEILLRNRDNTQLLLYTTTDLTDKRIYTLMHDPQYRVAVAHENSAYNQPPHPSFYLGTDMAAAPTPNIILAGDIVTGTRSATKVGSVISVFPNPTSGAMRIKTPGAFTYRIFDQVGKEVESGTAREEYAAGSKLKAGIYLIKVEAAGTTETFKVIKH from the coding sequence ATGACCAGAACCTTACCCTCGCTGCCCGGCTCGCCACGCCAGCGGCCGATTCACCGTTGGCTAAAACGAGCCGCGCAAAGCATCCCAAGCCGATGGGCCTCGCTTGCGCTCGGCGCTAGCCTCTTGGTAGCCTCCGCGCCGATGGCACAAGCGCAGAAGTATATGGAGCGCCTAAACCGCGGCGTCGTGGCCGTACGTACCAGCGCCAGCCAAGTGTACGTGGGCTGGCGCCTGTTCGGGACGGACCCAACGGGCATCGCGTTCAACGTGTACCGGGGCAGCACGAAGCTGAACACGACGCCCATCACGGGCTCTACCAACTTCGTAGATGATGCGGGCACCGCCGCCACGGCGTACAGCGTGCGAGCCATCATCAACGGCGTTGAGCAGCCTTCCACGGAGGTGGCTAGCGTGTGGGGTAAGCAGTTTATGAGCATCCCGATTCAGGCGCCCGCCGGGGGCACCACACCCGATGGCGTGGCCTACACCTATAGCGCCAACGATGCCAGTGTGGGTGACTTAGATGGCGACGGGCAGTATGAAATCGTGCTGAAGTGGGACCCTTCGAATTCGAAAGACAACTCCCAATCGGGCTACACGGGCAACGTGTACCTAGATGCTTACGAGCTGGATGGCACGCGCTTATGGCGCATCGACCTAGGAAAGAACATTCGGGCCGGCGCGCACTACACCCAGTTTATTGTGTATGATCTGGATAGCGACGGCAAAGCGGAGCTAGCCTGCCGCACCGCCGATGGCACCATCGACGGCAAGGGCACGCTCATTGGCAGCGCCACCGCCGACTACCGCAACACGAGCGGCTACGTGCTGAGCGGCCCCGAGTTCCTGACCATCTTCAACGGCCAAACGGGCGCTGCTATGGCCACCAACGATTTTGTGCCGGAGCGCGGCACCGTAACGAGCTGGGGCGACAACTACGGCAACCGCGTTGACCGTTTCATCTCGACGGTGGCGTACGTAGATGGCAAGCGGCCTAGCCTAATCATGGGGCGCGGCTACTACACACGTTTGGTGCGGGTGGCCTGGGATTGGCGCAATGGCCAGCTCAGCCGCCGGTGGGTGTTCGACAGTAACAACGCAGGCAACGGCAGCTATGCCGGTATGGGCAATCACCAGCTAACCGTTGGCGATGTGGACGGCGACGGCAAAGACGAAATAATAAACGGCGCCAGCGCCATCAATGATGATGGAACTGGTTACTATTCCAATGGCCTAGGTCACGGCGACGCCTTGCACATGAGCGATATGGACCCCGACACGCCCGAGCAGGAAGTGTGGCAGCCGCACGAAGAACCTGCCCGGTATGGTAACTATGCTTTAGAATTCCGGAATGCTAAAACAGGCCAGCCTATTTGGGGAGTGCAAGGTACCGGCGACATTGGCCGGGGCCTAGCCGCCGACATCGACCCGCGCTACAAAGGCTACGAGTGCTGGGGCTCGACGGGCGGCCTGTACAACTGCAAGGGGATACAGATCGGGACCACCCGCCCGACGATCAACTTCGCCGTGTGGTGGGACGGTGACTTGTCGCGCGAGCTGCTGGATGCCGCTTATAACGCAACCTCCAACTCCAGCACCGTGCGCTTGGAAAAATGGAACTACACCAGCAACTCCCTCACGCGCCTGCTGACGCCTAGCTTGCCCGAAAACGGCGACGGTCAAACCAACAACACGACCAAGGCTAACCCCTGCGTGACGGCCGATATCTTGGGCGACTGGCGCGAGGAAATCTTGCTACGCAACCGCGACAACACGCAGCTGCTGCTGTACACTACCACCGACCTGACCGATAAGCGTATTTACACGCTCATGCACGATCCGCAGTACCGGGTGGCGGTGGCCCACGAAAACTCGGCCTACAACCAGCCTCCTCATCCTAGCTTCTACCTAGGTACGGACATGGCCGCTGCGCCCACGCCCAATATCATTCTGGCTGGCGACATCGTGACTGGTACCCGGTCGGCTACAAAAGTAGGATCAGTTATTAGCGTGTTCCCGAACCCAACGTCGGGTGCTATGCGCATCAAAACGCCAGGTGCTTTCACGTACCGCATCTTCGACCAGGTAGGTAAGGAAGTGGAAAGCGGCACCGCCCGCGAAGAATACGCCGCTGGTAGCAAGCTCAAAGCAGGTATCTACCTGATCAAAGTAGAGGCGGCCGGTACTACCGAGACGTTTAAAGTTATTAAGCACTAA
- a CDS encoding SDR family oxidoreductase, with the protein MENKPTSLPPQAQDQQPGIEQEMTPQPEYIRSNYKGSDKLKDKVALITGGDSGIGRAVAVHFAREGADVTITYKPEEEQDAYDTRQLVEAEGRRCITISGDLRDKQFCEDIVQRTIDELGKLNIVVSNAAEQFVSTDVSELPDEQFEDTFKVNFFPMVYVVKAALKHMGEGDSIIATSSVNAYKGNQQLVDYTATKGAITAYIRSIAQQLAEKKIRANSVAPGPIWTPLIPASFPPDKVAEFGKDVPMKRPGQPSEVAPAYVFLASEDASYISGQAIHPNGGSVLNT; encoded by the coding sequence ATGGAAAACAAACCAACCTCACTGCCCCCACAGGCCCAAGACCAGCAGCCCGGGATTGAGCAGGAGATGACGCCCCAACCGGAGTACATCCGTTCCAATTATAAAGGCAGCGACAAGCTAAAAGATAAAGTAGCCCTCATCACCGGCGGCGACTCTGGGATTGGCCGGGCGGTAGCCGTGCACTTCGCCCGCGAAGGCGCCGACGTTACCATCACTTACAAGCCCGAGGAAGAGCAAGACGCGTACGACACGCGCCAACTAGTAGAAGCTGAAGGTCGCCGCTGCATCACGATTTCGGGTGATTTGCGCGATAAGCAATTCTGCGAGGATATTGTGCAACGCACGATTGATGAGCTAGGTAAGCTCAATATTGTGGTGAGCAATGCCGCTGAGCAGTTCGTCAGCACGGATGTATCGGAGCTGCCCGACGAGCAATTCGAGGATACCTTCAAGGTGAACTTCTTTCCGATGGTGTACGTGGTAAAAGCTGCTCTCAAGCACATGGGCGAGGGCGACTCCATCATTGCGACGTCGTCGGTAAATGCGTACAAAGGCAACCAGCAACTGGTAGATTATACGGCCACGAAAGGCGCTATCACAGCGTATATCCGCTCGATTGCGCAGCAATTGGCCGAGAAGAAGATCCGCGCTAACAGCGTGGCACCTGGACCCATCTGGACGCCGCTCATCCCGGCTAGCTTCCCGCCGGATAAGGTTGCTGAGTTTGGTAAGGATGTGCCCATGAAGCGCCCTGGTCAGCCCTCGGAAGTGGCCCCGGCTTATGTGTTCTTAGCGTCGGAAGATGCTTCCTACATCAGCGGGCAAGCTATTCACCCCAATGGAGGCTCGGTGCTGAATACCTAG
- a CDS encoding histidine kinase dimerization/phosphoacceptor domain -containing protein gives MLSRRALGTLFLFWFLATSMSCSAEAIYPRLSKAAFDSLLAQLHRSRPDTNRVQLLLRITDDLLLQNDDLGTDLQPALTYAQQAAALSDRLHFAAGHAGSLLMLGQVHEYMKQDTLGPSLIRRGIAQSQQEHMPRLEALGWLYLGQGCGSSPQELATQLYCYQRAQVLFRQLGNKEDEAYMLKCVADVHLQQGHSEQAVRELLEVEALYRSAGHRRMHYTYDLLHATYRQMSDYKEALRYGLAAVESAQATRDTFILGGLYVRLAVAYRELKQYPNSLAYYQKALKNFEHNGNDVNAVAMAGAIVRVMVAQHRAPEGLAFFTQATKPYLTGSPRVLVRIADYMTELHTTLGHYVVAEHYAKQMVAFWKSGAADNGEKNTLGLTLAKFYLRTKRYDQARDYLQQVLALNQHSGPVLRRADIHLLLFKADSAQGRFPTAIAHYQRYKLLNDSVFNETKNKQLASLEIQYDTRKKEQNITLLTKQNQVQQARIRQREVQRNATLVGAVMLVLLLGLGYNRYRLKQRSNQLLEAKQTEINQQNKSLAHVLGEKSELLAEKEWMLKEIHHRVKNNLQIISSLLATQSDYLRDPQAVTAIRESQNRVQAMALLHQKLYQADSLARVNMAEYGQEIVDNLLHSFDCQDTVRPLFTLDAVELDVVLATPVGLIINEVVTNALKHAFPPPRRGTLTVELVAVGPQRYQLTIADDGVGLPPSFDVQHSRSLGLTIIRGLSRQIDGVLDISQADGVRVSLQFEATKKPIRVLTT, from the coding sequence ATGTTATCACGACGCGCGCTCGGTACGCTGTTTCTATTTTGGTTCTTGGCCACGAGCATGAGCTGCTCGGCCGAGGCCATCTACCCACGGCTGAGCAAAGCCGCGTTCGACAGCTTGCTTGCGCAATTGCACCGCAGCCGCCCCGATACGAATCGAGTACAACTGCTGCTGCGGATAACGGACGACCTATTGCTCCAAAACGACGACCTAGGCACCGACCTGCAGCCAGCCCTAACCTACGCTCAACAGGCAGCAGCGCTGAGCGACCGACTACACTTCGCAGCTGGGCACGCTGGTAGTTTGCTGATGCTAGGCCAAGTGCACGAGTATATGAAGCAAGACACGCTAGGTCCAAGCCTCATTCGGCGGGGCATAGCGCAAAGTCAGCAAGAGCATATGCCACGCCTTGAGGCCCTGGGCTGGCTCTACCTAGGACAAGGCTGCGGTTCGAGCCCCCAGGAGCTAGCTACCCAGCTCTACTGCTACCAACGGGCCCAAGTGTTGTTTCGGCAGCTAGGTAATAAGGAGGACGAAGCCTACATGCTGAAGTGCGTGGCCGATGTGCATTTACAGCAAGGCCACTCCGAGCAAGCCGTCCGGGAGTTGCTGGAGGTAGAAGCGCTCTACCGATCTGCGGGTCACCGCCGCATGCACTACACCTACGACCTGCTGCACGCCACGTATCGGCAAATGAGTGACTACAAAGAAGCACTGCGCTACGGCCTAGCGGCGGTGGAGAGTGCCCAAGCCACCCGAGACACCTTCATTCTGGGAGGATTGTACGTGCGGTTGGCCGTTGCGTACCGCGAGCTAAAGCAGTATCCTAATTCTCTGGCGTACTACCAGAAGGCGTTGAAGAATTTTGAGCATAATGGCAACGACGTCAACGCAGTAGCTATGGCGGGAGCCATTGTGCGGGTAATGGTAGCGCAGCATCGTGCCCCGGAAGGGCTAGCTTTTTTTACGCAAGCCACCAAGCCCTATCTCACCGGCTCGCCCCGCGTACTTGTCCGCATTGCTGATTACATGACCGAACTGCATACCACGCTGGGTCACTATGTCGTGGCCGAGCACTATGCTAAGCAGATGGTAGCCTTTTGGAAGTCGGGCGCCGCCGACAATGGGGAGAAGAACACGCTTGGCTTGACGCTGGCGAAGTTCTATTTGCGTACCAAGCGCTACGATCAGGCGCGTGACTACTTGCAGCAGGTGCTAGCACTAAACCAGCACAGTGGCCCCGTGCTGCGCCGGGCCGATATTCATCTGCTATTGTTTAAGGCCGACTCTGCCCAAGGCCGCTTCCCAACGGCCATTGCCCACTACCAGCGCTACAAGCTGCTGAACGATTCGGTGTTCAACGAAACCAAAAACAAGCAGCTAGCCAGCCTCGAAATTCAGTATGATACCCGCAAGAAGGAGCAGAATATTACCCTGCTCACCAAACAAAACCAAGTGCAGCAGGCCCGCATTCGACAGCGTGAAGTGCAGCGCAACGCCACGCTGGTCGGCGCCGTGATGCTCGTGTTGCTGCTGGGGCTAGGCTATAACCGCTACCGCCTGAAGCAGCGCAGCAACCAACTTCTAGAAGCCAAACAGACCGAAATTAACCAGCAGAATAAGTCGCTCGCCCATGTGCTAGGAGAAAAGAGCGAACTGCTGGCCGAAAAGGAGTGGATGCTCAAGGAAATTCACCACCGCGTGAAGAATAACTTGCAGATCATCAGTAGCTTGCTAGCTACGCAGTCTGATTACCTGCGTGATCCGCAGGCGGTGACTGCCATTCGGGAGAGCCAGAACCGTGTGCAAGCTATGGCCTTGCTGCACCAGAAACTCTATCAAGCCGATAGCCTAGCCCGCGTGAACATGGCCGAATACGGCCAGGAAATAGTAGACAACCTGCTGCACTCCTTCGACTGCCAAGATACGGTGCGGCCGCTATTCACCCTCGATGCCGTCGAGCTGGATGTAGTGCTGGCTACGCCGGTTGGTTTGATTATCAACGAGGTAGTGACCAATGCCTTGAAGCATGCCTTCCCGCCGCCGCGCCGCGGCACCCTCACCGTCGAGCTGGTTGCCGTGGGGCCGCAACGCTACCAACTCACCATCGCCGACGACGGCGTGGGGCTGCCGCCAAGCTTCGACGTGCAACACAGCCGCAGCCTAGGTCTTACCATCATTCGTGGCCTGAGCCGGCAGATAGACGGCGTCCTCGACATCTCGCAAGCCGATGGCGTGCGGGTGTCGTTGCAGTTTGAAGCAACTAAAAAGCCCATTCGCGTGCTGACTACCTAG
- a CDS encoding sigma 54-interacting transcriptional regulator, producing the protein MQLSPSSEPSPAVVLIVEDEFLIANDLQRILEKAGYQVLGLAESVAAAQALVAQATPTIVLLDIFLKGEATGIDLAHWLRQQHIPFVYLSANLTDSVLEAAKVTEPFGFLNKPFREKDVLTTLEIARYRHAHSQEEKLRQQQQTQIAVNNAIISIRDRDQLCLAIAAQINQLVPFTVLNLRMGLPEEQSFYWVMLRKTALGTFERIHLPELLGRDAPQDLLAKLTQQAPDQLGEETGIFSGAAFEELCQRYPTARASRAAFGVQSMALFPVLLKQHSFTSLQLATTAASGFAPEEYEAVSLIIPQIALALDNLLVCEEVDERRKLKSVELAMVGAFQNGRDLEEIAPVVARALHQLLPLDLLTFYRLARVLGTPQDDTTVQRVDGHFQLLHLDEVVPASDTATRQQWPQALADLEPLMQQPTLNVGEEGLKRRAKNLVAQRYGEHVGLQSSMYVPITIKGRTMGALVVASRAAYAFTNKDLLLLQELSRPLGLALENLLAFERIKTLSEQLEQEKTYLNEEIKTSHNFEEIIGTSPPLLTVFKSIGQVAPTDATVLILGETGTGKELIARAVHNLSKRKDRTMVKVNCAALPPQLIESELFGHERGSFTGAYDRRIGKFELAHHSTIFLDEIGELPLEMQAKLLRVIQEKEIERLGGKGTIVVDVRIVAATNRNLQEEVAAGRFRADLYYRLNVFPMLIPPLRERPEDILPLAQYFLRKLGKQLGKRFTGIANASMQQLRQYAWPGNVRELEHVLERAAILSTPPTLALAEPLAPSPVVLSTATSPSDAAVRPMQDAMRDTILAALTQANNRIRGQGGAAELLGLKPTTLEARMKKLNISAVR; encoded by the coding sequence ATGCAGCTAAGCCCCTCTTCCGAACCTAGCCCTGCGGTTGTCCTCATTGTTGAAGATGAGTTTTTGATTGCCAACGACCTGCAACGCATTTTGGAAAAAGCGGGCTACCAAGTCCTCGGCCTAGCTGAGTCGGTAGCGGCGGCGCAGGCACTCGTCGCCCAAGCCACGCCCACGATTGTCTTGCTCGATATCTTTCTGAAAGGCGAGGCAACCGGCATCGACCTAGCCCACTGGCTACGGCAGCAGCACATTCCGTTCGTGTATCTATCGGCTAACCTGACCGACAGCGTGTTGGAAGCCGCAAAGGTGACCGAGCCATTTGGCTTTCTCAACAAGCCCTTCCGCGAAAAAGACGTGCTGACGACACTAGAAATTGCCCGCTACCGTCACGCCCACAGCCAAGAGGAGAAGCTCCGCCAGCAACAGCAAACGCAGATAGCCGTCAACAACGCCATCATCTCCATCCGCGACCGGGATCAGCTGTGCCTAGCTATTGCTGCGCAGATCAACCAACTGGTGCCGTTCACGGTGCTCAACCTGCGCATGGGCCTGCCCGAGGAGCAGTCTTTTTACTGGGTCATGCTGCGCAAAACGGCACTGGGCACGTTTGAGCGCATCCACTTACCCGAGCTGCTAGGTCGCGACGCGCCCCAGGATCTGCTGGCCAAGCTCACCCAACAGGCGCCCGACCAGCTCGGGGAAGAAACGGGCATTTTCAGCGGCGCGGCGTTCGAAGAACTGTGCCAGCGCTACCCGACGGCGCGGGCTAGCCGCGCGGCGTTTGGCGTGCAGTCGATGGCCCTGTTTCCGGTGTTGCTCAAGCAGCACTCCTTCACCAGCTTGCAGCTTGCTACGACGGCTGCCAGCGGCTTCGCGCCCGAGGAGTACGAAGCCGTCAGCCTCATCATCCCGCAGATTGCTTTGGCGCTGGATAACTTGCTGGTATGTGAGGAAGTAGACGAGCGCCGCAAGCTCAAGAGCGTGGAGCTAGCCATGGTAGGTGCCTTTCAGAATGGCCGCGACTTAGAAGAAATTGCGCCTGTTGTGGCCAGGGCGCTGCACCAGCTGCTGCCCCTCGACCTGCTCACGTTCTACCGCTTGGCCCGGGTGCTCGGTACCCCACAAGACGACACCACCGTGCAACGAGTCGATGGACACTTTCAGCTTCTGCACCTCGACGAGGTGGTGCCGGCCTCCGATACCGCGACGCGCCAGCAGTGGCCGCAGGCCCTAGCCGACCTGGAGCCCCTCATGCAGCAACCGACCCTAAACGTGGGCGAAGAAGGCCTAAAGCGCCGCGCCAAAAATCTGGTAGCACAGCGCTACGGGGAGCATGTGGGTTTGCAGTCGTCGATGTATGTGCCCATCACGATCAAGGGCCGCACAATGGGAGCCTTGGTCGTGGCGAGCCGCGCGGCTTATGCCTTCACCAACAAAGACCTGCTGCTGCTGCAAGAGCTGAGCCGCCCGCTAGGGCTGGCGCTGGAGAACCTGCTAGCATTTGAGCGCATCAAAACGCTCAGTGAGCAGCTCGAACAGGAGAAAACCTACCTCAACGAGGAAATCAAAACCAGCCACAACTTCGAGGAAATCATTGGCACGAGTCCGCCGCTGCTAACGGTATTCAAGAGCATCGGCCAAGTGGCGCCCACTGATGCCACGGTCCTGATTTTAGGCGAAACTGGTACTGGTAAGGAGCTTATTGCGCGGGCCGTGCATAACCTCTCGAAGCGCAAAGACCGCACGATGGTGAAGGTAAACTGCGCCGCCTTGCCGCCCCAACTCATTGAATCGGAACTGTTTGGCCACGAACGTGGCAGCTTCACGGGAGCTTATGATCGGCGCATTGGCAAGTTCGAGCTAGCTCACCACAGCACCATCTTTCTGGATGAAATCGGGGAGCTGCCTTTGGAAATGCAGGCGAAGCTGCTGCGCGTGATTCAGGAGAAAGAGATTGAGCGCCTCGGCGGCAAGGGCACCATTGTCGTGGATGTACGCATTGTGGCGGCCACCAACCGCAACTTGCAGGAAGAAGTGGCGGCCGGCCGCTTCCGCGCCGATCTGTACTATCGCCTCAACGTGTTTCCGATGCTGATACCACCCTTGCGCGAGCGGCCTGAGGACATTCTGCCGCTGGCGCAATACTTTCTGCGCAAGCTAGGTAAGCAGCTAGGCAAACGCTTCACCGGCATTGCCAATGCCTCGATGCAGCAACTTCGGCAGTACGCGTGGCCCGGCAACGTACGCGAACTGGAGCATGTGCTGGAGCGAGCCGCTATTCTATCTACGCCGCCGACCCTGGCACTGGCCGAACCGCTGGCCCCAAGCCCAGTAGTACTCTCAACCGCCACCAGCCCCTCAGATGCGGCCGTGCGCCCTATGCAAGATGCCATGCGCGACACCATTCTGGCGGCGCTGACCCAAGCCAACAACCGCATCCGGGGGCAGGGTGGCGCGGCTGAGCTACTCGGCCTGAAGCCTACCACGCTGGAAGCCCGCATGAAAAAGCTGAATATCAGCGCCGTGCGCTAA
- a CDS encoding AraC family transcriptional regulator: MMKRHIQHDPLVLEEFEATTWTSFRHLRNHFELIQIRSGHGEYVVNNHQLAYRASDLFLLGPADSYSFTIAEPTRFGVLKFTEDYLTQLTASGIHTGAWQLLRDSTLHASLGLLGNIELTPTEQQQLDALLAILFAEADNRGTPFNDTLAESLMGAVLSIMGRQLVSSMPKMRRVPSYAEEAMQRLITYIRRHIAQPDCLRVERLADEFSYSPSHLSALFKQATGESLGQYILRYKLMLVEARLQLSTLTVSQIAEELAFTDVCHLNKLFKKHYHATPSDYRRHLATLASVSI; the protein is encoded by the coding sequence ATGATGAAACGCCACATCCAACACGACCCCTTAGTGCTGGAAGAGTTTGAGGCAACGACCTGGACCAGCTTCCGGCACCTGCGCAACCACTTCGAGCTTATTCAGATCCGCAGCGGGCACGGCGAATACGTCGTGAATAATCACCAGCTAGCTTACCGTGCCAGCGACCTGTTTCTGCTTGGACCCGCCGATTCCTATTCATTTACCATTGCGGAGCCGACCCGCTTTGGCGTGCTAAAGTTCACGGAAGATTACCTTACCCAACTCACAGCCAGCGGCATTCACACCGGCGCTTGGCAACTGCTACGTGATTCGACGCTGCATGCGTCGCTGGGGCTGCTAGGCAACATTGAACTCACCCCTACGGAACAGCAGCAACTCGATGCATTGCTCGCCATCCTGTTTGCCGAAGCCGACAACCGTGGGACGCCCTTCAATGATACGTTGGCTGAGTCGCTGATGGGAGCCGTGCTCAGCATCATGGGGCGCCAGCTGGTGAGTAGTATGCCGAAGATGCGCCGCGTGCCCTCGTACGCGGAAGAAGCCATGCAGCGCCTGATTACCTATATCCGGCGCCACATCGCGCAGCCCGACTGCCTGCGTGTGGAGCGGCTAGCCGATGAGTTTTCTTACTCGCCTAGTCACCTGAGCGCTTTGTTCAAACAGGCAACGGGCGAGTCGCTGGGCCAATACATTTTGCGCTACAAGCTGATGCTGGTGGAAGCTAGGTTGCAGCTAAGCACCCTCACGGTGTCGCAAATAGCTGAAGAGCTAGCTTTTACGGATGTGTGCCACCTGAACAAGCTGTTCAAAAAGCACTACCACGCCACGCCATCCGACTACCGGCGGCACCTTGCCACCCTAGCTTCCGTCAGCATATGA